In the Bacteroidota bacterium genome, TTCTGCCATGTCCCAGTTTTCCAATATAGGGTGCGTTTTGGGGCAAAACATCCATGTTGTCGCAAGTAACTTTTAACTTTTCACCCACTTGTTTAGCCGAATAAGCCGGGAAATGCGATTTAATGATACCGGCAATTCCTGCTGCAATTGGGCATGCAAATGAGGTTCCACTAGTTCCACCTTGTGTATAGGTATTGTTTTTCCAGGTACTGTAAAGCTCGTCGCCGGGTGCAAATACATCCAAATAAATTCCATAGTTAGAGCCATGATTGGCATTAAAAGGATCATCCCATTTTTTATCGGTCGAATCTGAACCACCAACATTAATCACATTGTTATAGGATGCAGGATAAAAAACCAATTCCAAATCATTGTTACCGGCTGCAGCAATTACTAAGGCATTCATGTTAAATGTGGCATAATCCACAATATTTTGACCATACTGAGTACCACCCGTGCCGCCCCAAGAACAATTAATGATTTGGCAACCATGGTCAGCTGCATATACAATACCTTCATAAGCCATTGTTAGGTTACCTGCATCATCCGAAATTTTTATTGGGAGCAATTTGCATTTAAAACCACTTCCGGCAATACCTGTATCATTATCGGTAGTTGCTCCGGCACAGCCACTTACAAAAACCCCATGCGGTGAAGCATTGCTAAACTGAGGATTATTGTCCATCATTCCAACATCCCAACCTTTGTAATTATCCACATAACCATCGTTATCATTATCCACATTATCTAAGGGGTCCTGATAATTTAATTTCACGTTACCAACCAAATCCTCGTGTGTAAAGTCAAATCCGGTATCGGTAATTCCAATCACCACATTGGTATCTCCTTTATCTATATCCCAACCCTCATAAGCATGAATATTTTTTAAGTGATACTGTGCACCACTTACCGAATCGGCCTGCGGATCGTTAGGCAAATACAATGTTTTAGGCACATAATGCGGCTCAGCGTATTCAAATAAACTGAGACCAAGCAAACCGTGAATCACTTTTTCAAGCGGAAGCGATGCGGAATAATTTAATTCATAGATGAGCGATAAATCAACAAGTGTTTCGCCCCTTTCATTCTTACTTTGCAACGGCGGATTTTTTAAAGGGAATATTTTTTTAATGTTCGTTATACCTATTGAATTTAAGTATGCGATTAATGCAGGCTGTTGTATGGAAGTTGTTGAAGCAACATTCCTAAACTCAGGTTTCAGCTTTACAATAACTGTATTTTTTAGGTATTCATTATCTGATAATGCAAGCTCAAATTGCTTGGATGACTTAGCATTACTATTTATCGCGCGGTTACTCGCCGATGCCACAAGGGTTGCCAATGAAATTAATGCCAGCAGAAATGTAATTTTTCTCATAAGTAGTAGTTTATCAATGCAAAAAATAATGCGTTTAAAATTACGGTTTAAATTTGTTTATAGAAACAGACAGCATCGAATATTGTTTTTTCTGAGCGAAATCAGCTTTTTAACAAATTGAAGTTTTGCCCTGCTCAAGCTTCCTTTTACCTAAAATTAAGCGGTAAATAGTATCTTCGCACTCTTTTTAAAATCATACAAGTAATTACCTAATTAAGAGAGAAAAATATGTGTGGAATTATTGGAGTATTTTCTGCGAAGCCTGGTGTACAGGAATTGAGAGCCGGAGTGCTGGACATGTCAAAAAAAATTCGACACCGTGGTCCGGATTGGTCGGGTGTGTATTGTGGCGATAAAGTTATTTTTTCGCATGAACGTCTTGCCATTGTTGATCCTCAATCGGGAGGTCAACCCTTGTACAGCAAAGATAAAAAGTTGGTTCTTGCCGTGAATGGCGAAATATACAATCATCAGGAATTAAAAAAAGACCTATCTGATTACGAATTTCTAACCCATTCGGATTGTGAAGTTATTTTAGCCTTGTATCGCAAAAAGGGAATTAATTTTATTGAAGATTTAAATGGCATTTTTGCTTTTGCTTTGTATGATTCTGAAACTGATTCTTACCTAATAGCCCGCGATCACATGGGTATAATCCCATTGTATATGGGATGGGATAAATCCGGAAATTTTTATGTGGCTTCAGAATTAAAAGCACTTGAGGGTGTATGTAACAAAATTCAAGAGTTTTTACCGGGTCATTATCTTTATAGTAAGGAGGGGCAAGAATTAAAAAAATGGTATACACGCGATTGGATGCAATTTGAAAATGTAAAAGACAATGTAACTGATATCTCTCAATTGCGCAGTGCCCTGGAAGCTGCAGTGCACCGCCAATTGATGAGTGATGTTCCTTACGGCGTCTTACTTTCAGGAGGATTGGATTCTTCAATCATTTCGGCCATCACAAAAAAATATGCCGCAAACCGCATTGAATCGGGAGATACCCAACAAGCTTGGTATCCACAATTGCATTCGTTTGCAGTTGGTTTAGTGGGTTCGCCCGATTTGGCTGCTGCGCGAAAAGTTGCCGAGCACATAGGTTCGGTGCACCACGAAATTAACTTTACTATTCAAGAAGGTTTAGATGCCATTCGGGATGTTATATATCACTTAGAAACGTATGATGTCACTACAGTGCGTGCCTCCACTCCTATGTATTTGTTAGCTCGCGTTATAAAATCAATGGGCATAAAAATGGTGCTTTCGGGGGAAGGTGCCGACGAACTCTTTGGGGGCTATTTATATTTTCACAAAGCACCGAATGCACAAGCCTTTCACGAAGAAACTGTGCGTAAATTAAGTAAATTGCATTTGTACGATTGCTTGCGTGCCAATAAATCACTAGCTGCTTGGGGAATTGAAGGGCGTGTTCCTTTTTTAGATAAGGAATTTATGGATGTGGCCATGCGACTGAATCCCAAAGATAAGATGGCAGGAAATGGAAAAATGGAAAAATGGGTTTTAAGAAAAGCTTTCGAGGACTATTTACCCGAAAGTATCGCTTGGCGCCAAAAAGAACAATTTAGTGATGGGGTTGGATACAGTTGGATTGATACCTTAAAAGCTACTGCGGCTTTTGAGGTAAGTGATGAACAATTGGCCAATGCGAGTTTTCGCTTCCCGGTGCATCCACCTATGTCTAAGGAAGAATACCGCTACCGTTCCATATTTAGTGAGTTGTTTCCTTCTGACTCTGCAGCCGCTTGTGTGCCCTCTGTAAAATCTGTGGCTTGCAGCACGCCAGAAGCCTTAGCTTGGGATGCTTCTTTTCAAAATGCAAATGATCCGTCAGGACGTGCGGTAAAAACAGTTCATAATGATGGCTATAAATAATATGGGCATTTCATGGAAAGTAATTTTTAAACCAATGATTCTCTTTCCTTGATTTTGCTGTTCAAGAGTTAATCTTTTGCGTAAAATTCTGACGTGTCAGCTCAAGAAACAGGACATTATAAAAATAAAAAATCCCCAAAAGATCTGCCTTTGGGGATTTTTTTTGAAAAGATTATTACTTAATTACCACGAATTTTTTTACGCTTCTATTTTGTTTTGAACTGAGTTGCACCATATATATTCCGGCTGCTAAGTCTGAAGTGCTTAACTCATATTTCATCACGGAAGAACCTGAAGCTAATGCGTGCACTTGCATTGTTTTTCCAACTTCATTCAGAATGCTTAAGGTTAAGCCTTCATTCTCTTTAGCGTGGTAAGTTACAAGCGTATTTCCAGTTGTTACCGAAGGTGAGAGTGTAAACACATCCTTAATTATTGCATTTTCAGCAACACCCCAGCCACAAAGCGCAAAACAACTTTCGAAGCAAACTAAATCTAAGGTATCAGCTGCATTTGGTACAGCTAAGGAACGATTGTAACCACCAAATCCATTGGGCACGCCACACAAAGAGGGTACCGTTTCATCGAGCCCGGTGCCAAAGGCATTTCCGTTTATGTATTTGTATTCAACTGTTGCTGTTGTGTCCAAACTAAGGGTTACAGCATACACGTTATTACCTATAGAATCCATTTGTGTAGCACTGGAGCTAAAGCCATTAAATGTTCCTGCAAGGTGAATTCCATTTGGAGAAACAATATAACTTGTCATATCAACCAAAAAGGTTACATCAACAAGTGCCGGCGCGGTGACACAATTTACGCAAGATGAGAAACAAACTACATCCAAAGTGTCAGTTGCATTAGGCACTGTTAATTGTCGATTATACCCACCAAAACCATCCGGCACACCACAACCTGACGGAACATTTTCAACTGTTGTAAAAGTATTTCCATTAATGTATTTATATAACACTACAGTTGTAGTATCTAAAGATAAAACAGCTTCATAAACGCCATTACCAATAGCAGTCATTGCGGTAGAATCGGCATCAAAACCATTAAATGTTCCGGCTATATGAATGCCGTTAAGCGACACCGTTTCATTGCTCATGTTTACTCTAAAATGAATGTCAACAAAACTAGGAGTAACACAATTTGTGCACGATGAAAAACACACTATTCCTAGCACTGTATCGTTTGAAGCAGGCACCGTAAAATATCTATTGTATCCGCCAAAACCATCAGAAACACCACAAGCAGAAGGAACGTTTTCAACAGTAGTAAATGAATCACCATTAATAAATTTATAAGTTACATTGCTATTACTTAAAATAGCCACCACAGCTTCATACACATTTCCACCTATAGGATTCATAAGTGTAGAATCGGCATCAAAACCATTAAAAGTGCCAGCTAAATGAACACCGTTTGGAGAAACTAATTCGTTACTCATGTTTACTCTAAACGTTACATTTATAGGTGTATTAGCGCTGCAATTTGTGCAAGAAGAAAAACACACAGTGGGTAGCACAGTATTTGAGGAAGGAGCAATAATGCTTCTGTTATATCCTCCAAAACCATTTGAAACTCCACATCCTGATGGCACAGTTTCTTCGCCGACAAATGTATTTCCATTAATAAACTTATACTGAATTTGCGCACCAACATATGATGTAATAGTTGCCGAATATATTCCACCTCCAAGGCTAGTCATCAATGTTGAGTCTGCATCAAATCCATTAAATGTACCTGCAATGTGCACCCGATCAGGAGATATTACTTCATTGCTCATATTTACTCTAAACGTAACATCTACCGGAATTTGAATAATGCAATTAGAGCAAGCCGAAAAGCAAACAGTATCCAAATTAACATCTTGCTCCGGCACATCCAGCCATCGGTTATATCCGCCAAAACCATTTGAAATGCCACAAGTTGAAGGAACATTCTCTTCCGTTAGAAAGGTGTTTCCATTAATGAATTTATAGCTTATTGTTTGAGTAGAATCAAGCACTAATTGAATTTCGTATATGTTATTGCTTCCTGCACTGCTCATGGCATTTAAAGACGGGTTAAAATTATTAAATGAACCAGCAATATGAACTCCATCCGGTGAAACTGTTTCTTGAGACATATTTACTTTAAAGGTAACTTTAACATACCCAATCGGAGTGCAATTTGCACATTTTGAAAAACAAACCGTATCAATATCTGTGTCCATTCCCGGCACGTCATAGCTTCGATTGAAACCACCAAAACCATTGGGCACACCACAGGAAAATGGAACTTGCTCCTCTGTTAAGAATGAATTTCCATTTAAAA is a window encoding:
- the asnB gene encoding asparagine synthase B: MCGIIGVFSAKPGVQELRAGVLDMSKKIRHRGPDWSGVYCGDKVIFSHERLAIVDPQSGGQPLYSKDKKLVLAVNGEIYNHQELKKDLSDYEFLTHSDCEVILALYRKKGINFIEDLNGIFAFALYDSETDSYLIARDHMGIIPLYMGWDKSGNFYVASELKALEGVCNKIQEFLPGHYLYSKEGQELKKWYTRDWMQFENVKDNVTDISQLRSALEAAVHRQLMSDVPYGVLLSGGLDSSIISAITKKYAANRIESGDTQQAWYPQLHSFAVGLVGSPDLAAARKVAEHIGSVHHEINFTIQEGLDAIRDVIYHLETYDVTTVRASTPMYLLARVIKSMGIKMVLSGEGADELFGGYLYFHKAPNAQAFHEETVRKLSKLHLYDCLRANKSLAAWGIEGRVPFLDKEFMDVAMRLNPKDKMAGNGKMEKWVLRKAFEDYLPESIAWRQKEQFSDGVGYSWIDTLKATAAFEVSDEQLANASFRFPVHPPMSKEEYRYRSIFSELFPSDSAAACVPSVKSVACSTPEALAWDASFQNANDPSGRAVKTVHNDGYK
- a CDS encoding T9SS type A sorting domain-containing protein is translated as MKKNYNLLLLVSCLLWSIMTNAQVYKLHAEYKNDWYGNGYLMNEDIAGYPSVTLQADTAADQFVIESDNGFNRWRKYGTTGYDTAFPTVWYTLGITDNYFSVPTKASSYYTTRIKNVGYASTNFVVMQTEYSPVNFAASNPVTQLPDMNSVSDLQPVDITVQLSSPPSSQEKFFIRYSDDNFITSTIVALGFPGGAGTTLAIGTIPGFPTGTTIKYYAFSSTIEATQATLANDYDLITLKQSTNQGANYSYTVGAVTAKITFLVNMSNVTVSPNGVYLVGSFNNFDTLATPMNPIGAGRYQVTVSLDTSSTVYYKFLNGNSFLTEEQVPFSCGVPNGFGGFNRSYDVPGMDTDIDTVCFSKCANCTPIGYVKVTFKVNMSQETVSPDGVHIAGSFNNFNPSLNAMSSAGSNNIYEIQLVLDSTQTISYKFINGNTFLTEENVPSTCGISNGFGGYNRWLDVPEQDVNLDTVCFSACSNCIIQIPVDVTFRVNMSNEVISPDRVHIAGTFNGFDADSTLMTSLGGGIYSATITSYVGAQIQYKFINGNTFVGEETVPSGCGVSNGFGGYNRSIIAPSSNTVLPTVCFSSCTNCSANTPINVTFRVNMSNELVSPNGVHLAGTFNGFDADSTLMNPIGGNVYEAVVAILSNSNVTYKFINGDSFTTVENVPSACGVSDGFGGYNRYFTVPASNDTVLGIVCFSSCTNCVTPSFVDIHFRVNMSNETVSLNGIHIAGTFNGFDADSTAMTAIGNGVYEAVLSLDTTTVVLYKYINGNTFTTVENVPSGCGVPDGFGGYNRQLTVPNATDTLDVVCFSSCVNCVTAPALVDVTFLVDMTSYIVSPNGIHLAGTFNGFSSSATQMDSIGNNVYAVTLSLDTTATVEYKYINGNAFGTGLDETVPSLCGVPNGFGGYNRSLAVPNAADTLDLVCFESCFALCGWGVAENAIIKDVFTLSPSVTTGNTLVTYHAKENEGLTLSILNEVGKTMQVHALASGSSVMKYELSTSDLAAGIYMVQLSSKQNRSVKKFVVIK